atatatatatactgcAGCCAAAGATGATTCATAGAACCAACTAGAAGcaataaaagaagaatgaaaCTATTTACTGTAATTATTGTTTTAGTCTCGATCAATTTAGTTAATGCATTATCGTTCAACGGCTCGGATATTTTAGCGAATGACAATCATGGAGGAAAAAATATGAGCAACAACTCAAACCCTCATGTTGATTTCTATTCCATTAAAGCTAGTGGTATTAGGGCAACATTCATGCCTTACGGTGCTAGGTTAACACATTTATTAGTAAAAGATAGAGATGGTAACCCACAGGATGTAGTTGTGGGGTATGACAAAGGAGACGCATATATCAATGATACTGATACGGTTCATTCTTACTTTGGTGCAGTTGTAGGACGATACGCAAATCGTATCAAGAAAGGTACGTTTGAAATTGACGATGAAACATACCATGTTCCTAGGAATGAAAATAACGGAACTAACACGCTTCATGGTGGAACTGTTGGATATGATCAACGCAACTGGACTGTTACATCATATAATGAATCTAGCATTACATTTATGCTTGAAGATAATGGATATGAAGGCTTCCCAGGTAGCGTTATCACTTATGCGACTTATGCAGTGAAGACTAGAGACAGGCGGCCAATATTGACTACTAGGCTAGTGAGCATTCCTTTGGATGGTGCTACCCCAATTCTGCTTTCGAACCACATATACTGGAGTTTAAACGCTTTTACCGATGCTCGAAATCCTACAGTTTTAAATGATACTTTGTCGCTTCCATATTCAAACAGATACATTGAAACCGATAAATTTTTGGTTCCGACGGGTGACATTAACCTTGTTCAAGATAAAGCTGGAACAGATTTCATTGAAGCCATTGAATTAGGAACTAACATTAAGCAAGCAGTAGGGGGTTGTGGTCCAAAATGCACTGGCCTCGATACTGCATTTATTTTGGATCGTCCAAGGTATTCAGGTCCCGAGTCAACAGACTTGGTCCTTCTTACTTtacaatcaaataaaacGGGGATTAAAATGGAGTTAAAAACAAACCAACAGTCTTTACAGATATACAGTTGCGACGGACAAGATGGTACAATTCCAGTCAAGAAAAGCCAACAACATGGAAATGATACAACATATTTAGAACAGTATGGATGTGTTGTGATTGAGCCACAACAATGGATTGATGGTATTAATAACCCACAATGGGCACAGAATGAATTTCAAGTATATGGTGTTGACACCCAACCAGCAGTTAATTTTGCTCTGTATGAATTCAGTTCTTTTGAATAGAAcaatgaatatttttaatatcagATTTCTGGGTTACTCTGATATTCAACCTTCTGGGATGTCTGATCAATATAACTGAAATAGAATTTTGACATATAGTAATCTTTCTAAACATAAATGAGGTACtagaaattcaaaaattcaaaataagGAATATCTATTTCGTTAACcattataaaatatattcttttttatttactttTTGTTTACGTTAACAATTACATTAGAACTAATATTTGTAGCTTTCACGATTAAGTTTTCAAGAGACTGGATTACCTGTTGTGAATACATTTGATAAGTATAAAAGGAATCAATTAGAGTATTGTAAAAATCCTTTTAACTAATACATGTTTTTCAACCCATTTTCGTTGTACGGAAATAAAGCTCAATTAGGGAACTGATAAACGTTTATAGATGCCTTCTTATACATATTTGACCGACAATAAAGGTATAATGGACGCGCGAGACAAATGCCGCAAATTTCCATTTATGGGAATTCTACTTGGCATTGCGTTGTAGAAATGCACATTTAACTTCATCCTAAACATATTAGACGGATAATCAGGACATATAGCTTGTGACATGAACTCTTAAAAACTTTTCAGCCAATCTATTAATTggctatatatatatatttcaatttttaaagTACTACAAAGGCTCACgcaagaaatattattcaagagCAAATATCTCCCTGCTTATGTTCAAGTTTTCATGGACTCAAATACCCGGTTAAAGAACGACAATTCTATAATAGAGTATCAATACGTTATAATCATTTTGTCAGCGTTAGAAAATCTCACTTTTCCaaacttcatttttattattgtgTAATACTCTGTAGTAATCTCAATATTGGCAGAAAAGCGCTGTTGATATTCAGTCTTATCATTTTACgctaatattgatatttgaGCGCTATCCTAAGAGTCCGACATTCTATCTATTCTTTTTATACGAGTTATCTCTACAGTTGGTTTACTATTCACTTTTTATTACGAATAttaattcatatataatttaaaatatctgAGTTAACAGTAGTAATTTCTTTTGCTTTTATCTAGCATACTTCAAGATATGGTTATTGTAAATAACTAACACATCAATAGGTCAGAATCTATAACAAAGAAGCAAAAATAGCAGCAATTGCTAAAGTCCAACTACCGGCAACTAAACTACCCATGCCTTCAGCATACGTTTCGATAGCTGCAACAGTTTGGTTTTGAGAAGTTGGGTAAACAGTAGAGTGTGCAATAGTTTTGTCACTTTGTGTAACAGATGCAGAGTTGGTGATTGTGTTTTGGGCAGTACTTTCAGTAGTCAATGGACAATAGGTAGTATAGACGGTGTCAAATTCAGTTACAACAGTAAGACCAGTAGTTACGGTCGCAAAATCACACTTGTTATCTTGACAGGAGGTAACGGTAATCACAGTTGTAGCAACATCTGATACTGTTTCAGTGCTTGGGGTATTGTCTAATGGGCAGTAAGTGGTGTATGAAGTAGAGCCTTCAGTAACAACAGTAACACCAGTCTCGATTGGAACCTTTGAACAATGGTTATCAGAACAGCTTGTAACGGTGATTATAGTTGTTTGAATACCAGTTACAGTAGCTGTAGTTCCTTCATCAGAAGAAACTAAACCTGATGTAACAGAACCATTCGAGTAATGTGGTAAAGTTGAAACAAGACTCAGAGCACTTGAGGCACCAGTAATCTCATTAGAAGAAGTTGCACTTGCTGTCATATCATTTGAGGTAGAAGAAGAGCTTGATTGCGTTGTCAGAGACGAAGCAACACTACTTGAACTGGATGCACTACATTCTTCAGAATTTAAAATGCTTGCCACTTGTTCAATATAGTTAACATCATTAGCGTTAACGTTAGTAAATGCAGAGGATGCATCCCATAAGGAGATTCCACCTAGAGCTTGATCacatttaatttcatcaatagtCTTGGCAACGGTAGCGGCATCAACATATCCATTTCCAGAGGCAGGAGCACCTGGTAATccaacaaataatttaatgtCGTCATTTGGAGCAGACTTTGCAAAATCAGACCATGTATTCCAGTTGAATTCTGATTGGTCTAAAGAACAATAGTTATTGTAAAACTGAATAAATGCAAAATCAAGGTTAGCGTTGCTTAATAAGTCACCGACTGATTGATCAGGATAAGGACATTGAGGAGAAGCAGATAAATAATATGACTTTGATGAATCTTGGTCAAATAAGGTTCTTAATTCATTGGCTAAAGCGACATATCCAACTTGattattgttttcaatatcaaaatcaaaaccatcaacaacagcatCATCGAAAGGTCTTTCATCAGCGCTGGTACCTGCACCAAACTTGTTCCATAATGTGGAAGCAAAGTCTACTGCCTCGGCGTCTGATGTGAAACCATAGTTTCCAATACCACCGCCTAACGATAATAAGACAGTCTTACCGGCAGCTTGACAAGTCTTGATGTCTTCACCAATTGCTGAGCAATGTAAAACACCATCTTCGAAAGTCATACCACATTGGTTAGCGAAATTTAAGTTGAAATCATTTGGAAAGTTGTTTAAAAAAGATAATAAGACAATGTCGACAGAATCTGATTCACAGTAGGTGCTCAATCTGTCCTGCGAACCTCCCGAATTCTGACCCCAATAAACGGCAACATTATTGCTGGAGCCAACTTCTAAAGCTGAAACAATTTTGattaacaaaattaattgTGATACAATAAGAGATACAAACATTATTCTAGGGTATGTAACGAATGACTAAGGTTAAGTGAAAATATCTCTATGCTTATTGAGGCTTATTGAATAGAAAATCGGATTTtggattttatttatacaGAGTTTTCTCGTAAGTCATGTAACTTGGTCggtattttcaaaaaaaaaaacacCTTATGCACGTATCTCCAAGTGTAATTTTCGTAAACAAAGCGCGTTTtgttaaataatatttgttgATCGGCGTATCGGTCCTTAATAAATAGGTATATATCAATGAAGGGAACCAAAGCAGGTCAACCCGCTTGAAGATGATTTCCAACTTAAGATGCCTATGTTTTGGCAAGGGTTAGGTGAAGTATTCTGATAATTCTATCCAAGTCAAAAAGTTGTAAGCACAGGCGAATTTTTTTAATCAACAATCGCGCTTAACATACATAAACTTGCGTTTGATGCCCTACGAAGTCGCATCACTCgaacaaaagaaaatccCTCAAAATTCCTTACTTAATTGTCATTGGATACGTTAAATTTGgttcaatattattgtcTGACTCGTGTTTGAATGGAGTAAACATGGTACTCTAATTGGATCTTGTATGCTATGTACAGGTAAAATGTTTGATATTACAGATAACTCTAAATTTAGTTGAAATTCGAAACGAAGTGATTTCAAATTGCGAAGGGAATTGCGGACGGAAAAAAGGCCACTATCAAGAACAGTATTTAATTCAGTTATGCagtaatatttttgtttatcttCTACCTCATAATTATACACTAtggaaattttaaaaaaatgTGTCATTCAACCTAACTAGCTATTATAAATGTCATTAATCGTACTACTTATAGAGTCCTAATTCTaacaatttattaccaATCATCAAAAAGTAGTAATCAGCATAGACCAATCCATGATCAGCTATTCTACATTCTTCAGGACAGTTTGGATGATGAACGTTGAGCTGTTTACGATTGTGTCAGTGCTACCAAGTTCAACTGTTCCATCATCCTTTGACACTGCTTCATCATTGAATGCGAGTTTAAGACAATCGTTCACTAGCTCCAAAAGtaatatccaaatattctttttccTTAGTGTATTCGTATATTTTAAGCATTCCAAAAGTCTGTCATAGCAAATGATACATCTCTAATATGCTTATCAGGTGCATGGAAATCCCATGGTGGAACACCGTCCATTGGTAATTGAGACAAATAGTACTCAgttatattttgcaacGTCTAAAAACTTTTGGTTCTTCATGAAGAAATAAGTTTCAACATAACCTAATATTCCCCAAGCCTGACCTCTTGCCCAAGATGATCATCAGCGTATCCTTGTTCTGTATTTTTGGATGTAGGCTCTCCCGTTTCTCCCCCATGCACCACAACATGATACGACGACCAATCCTCTCTAAAATGGTTTTTTAATGTGGTTTCAGCGTGTGTTGTAGCGATTGTAGATCAAGTATGCACCTatatacaataaatataaattgcacacatattatcaatgataacgataaaaTCTTTTCCATATGATGAGAGTCTCATACCATTGAAATCATCCAACTTCTAATTCAACCAGTCTTCTCATCGAATCTGCTAGCAAGTGAACTTGCTGCAGTGATGATCTTCAGACACCTTTCTTTGGGTGCGTACGTATTCTTTTTTAAAATCCGGTATGATCATAAAATCCAAAAAATGGCTGTTTTGCTTTAGCAACTAAAGGCTCGGACCACCACCTGGCAacatattataatttaagCGGACTGACGTTTTTTGAAGGGAAGTAATTCggatatttttcatttatttctaaCAAGGCATAAAGTGATCCCGGGAAAACCCCAGAGGTCCAATAATCTGCATCCGTTGTTGAATATCTACTGCCTTTCGACTAATCAGGGAATTCAGTTGGTGCCTCTGGCTCATCCAAAGCAGGATAAGCATCACCCCAAATTTTTGCAACAGTAGTGTCCCCATATAATTTATCCTTGATTGCATCAAAGTAAGCTTGTCTTGCCATTTTTCGCAATTGTACATGTTTGTCATATTCATAGTTTTAAACGCTAGAAATCATCGacttaaataaaatttcatgaCTAGAGGTCTACTCTGTGGATACCCCACCATACTGGCGCTTACAAGATCAAGTTATGTGATGAAATGCGGTACATTTCTCATCTAAGAAAGACCATTCCAAGTTTGAGAATGAAATTCTATCTTGGTGGGGGGAAGTATTAATGAAGGAATGTTTCGGACTAATCAGTTGAGTATGGTTTTGGTATTTCATGATCACTTGTATTGATTTGACCGTAATTTGTCTATTTGTAATATGAGCATAATGTTTTGACATTTGAGTAATGAAACAGAAATGATAAAAGCTATTATGTATTTATCTTCACGAATATATCTATTCAATATCTAAgtgaattaatttaaagCTATAAATACTGAATACTTGGCGATTAATCAGTCTCCTggaatttctttatcattttAGCCATGAGTTCGTCATTATTACTGGGAATGTTACATGTAACTCTCTCAGCACCAGACTTCAGTACGTCTAATTCTTTCTCACTTGGAACATTTACACTCTCCAAAAATTTATCCCTATTATATTCGCCTTTAGGTTGGGCATAAACGGCACAAGCAAATTTAGCAGTTGACTTAGCTGGGATACGACCTTTTAATTGGGGTACGATAACTTTAGACGAAATTAAATTACTATTTGGTTCTGCCTTGCAAACTCTCGCTTTTCTGTCTTCCATTAAGTTAAGAATTAAAGTAATATCTTTAGAAGTTTCGATCTCAGCAATGGCCTTAGGATCAGCAGttatgtatttattaacaTTTTCATCATGCATGACATTAGCTGCGAACCCCCCTTCCAGTGATACCACATCTTCTGAACTATTATTGTCAACGCGGTGTACTCTAATATGGTAATTTCCTCGTTGAAGAATCCATGTTTTGACTTCTATATCCTCTGCACCAGCCGGTGACCACTCTGAGTACAATCCATCTCTGAAAATCcatgatttatttgattctcTAAAAAAGAAATCTCTATCATTATAACTGAAGCCAATCATATTATCAAGAGAAGCTGAactgaaatttttcaaattattttcaacattaaAACCGTATCTAGAGCTGTAAGCAAACTTACTATATTTTTCAGCGTGATGTCTAATAAATCCCAGATATGGCCCACTAGTTAATGAGACAGTATTTCCTTTATTATGTGAAATTAACATTCCAGGAACCTTAAGGTTTACGTCTTCTAACAATAGTGGTTCCTCCTTTGATGTCCAAAATGGATGAGACTCGGGTAATATTAGCGATGCAAATGCTTTAAGAGACCAATATGGAGACTGTGGAGAGTTATAGTTTTCACACATAAACTGATTAGGGTAGCTGAATCCAACAGACAAGATATTAGTCTTGAAGTATGAGACTGGTTGCTTCGACCACCAACGCAAATGTCTCAAGTACACTCCTTTCAACACGCCCCAAGGAATGACAGGGGTTTCATCAGCTCTAATAACACATGACAACATACCCCAGAATCCATCAACGGCAAATCTATAAGTGCATGATCTACCGAATGGAATACAGGCTCCATCATCACTGAACCaatgaataaattgtttagcaaataataatgctctacttttatatttattgctTCTTTCTGGATCTCTATCTTTCATGGCGagataataaatcatgCCATAAAAATGTAAAGCGAATGGATTGTAGTAATCAATCCTATTATTGCCACCATCACCATACCATCCTTCATCAATATACATGGTATCTATATCAGCCATGTAGGCTTCCGTAAGAGATTTATCATATGTAACACCAACCTTGTCTAACCCCAAATCAATCATTATCCTGAAGAATTTCCAATTACAATGAGGAAATTCATTTTCCCTTGCTTTGAGCAAAAATTTGGACAAATTGTCTTTGGCTTCATCCAGTAAAGGATTCCAAATATGTTCTGGAACAAAACATAAGGCAAATCCAATAGCAGCCAATTCAACTAAATGCTGATCATAATCTTGAACATCCCCCCAGTATTCTGGTTTACTTGGATCTGTACCATTGGATAAACCTGTTCTAAATAAATCCCAATGCCTGAATTCGCCCCCTCCGTATACGAAGGGTACAATTCCCCATAATGGTCTTGCAAACCCTTCTAATTCAGCCGCTTCCATGCTAAACACGGCAGAAGTATCTGCCAAACTAACTCTTGCACCATCATCGGTGAAGGCGGGAATCAATGGTTCCAATTGCTGATGTAAAGCTTCAATCACATCCTTTCTTGATTCAAGTGGATTCGTTGACCACGCGTTAAAATGAGGTGATTGCCTGTTCATGCTTAATACAATGAACGATctttatttgtattataaaGACAGACTTTTTGAAATCGtagaaattaatttagTTTTATAGTTTTTCATTTACAGTGGGGGTTATGTATATTAGTACCCCATCAGAAATTCAACTGGGGAAACAAACATATTAGTGGGGGATATGGAAAGTCTAAAACAAGAATCTTGCTACATCAGCTCAACAAGTAAATACCTTTGAACTTCCCGTCTGCTTGAGAAGATTGGCTATTAGCGATTTCTATATTTCCAATCTCAGAAGAATTAGGTATGCTCTGGAATCGAATTCGGCTTTCTTTTTCGTTTAAATCTAGCAGTTGTTTTGCAACTAATTTTAGCAACGCTGCAGTTGATACAACAATCATCAGAACCATAACACCCTTTTTTCAAAACCCGACATCTATAACATACTTGTGTACGCTTTGTCATGACATATAGAGCATATGTCAATCTTACAGTAGCAATATGGCTTTTCGAGGATATCACACTTCTGGTAGAAACACATTTGCTCGTATCCACTAGTTAGAACTTGAGAAAGATATTATGGAATACTTCTATAATATCATCTTTACGACTCGAAAATGAAACATAATGTTGCTGCTCTTCAAATTGGGGCATCTCCTTTAGGGACTAAAGCTACAATGGAAAAAATTATGAGTTATGAATCACgaatcaaagaattaaatgTGCAACTAGTCGTTATGCCAGAAGCGACCATAGGGGGATACCCAAAGGGCTCGACATTTGGCACGTATTTAGGTTATCGTACTCAATCGGGACGAGAAGAATTTGCTAAATATCACAGAAGTGCTATTTCGCTTCCAGGTCCTGAAACAGAAGCTTTGCTGGATTTTAGTAAGCGGACAGGTGCTACCCTTGTTATTGGAGTCATAGAAAAGGATGGAGCAACATTATATTGCACTATGATATACATTGATCCGGAGGTAGGATATATTGGGAAACATAGAAAATTAATGCCTACAGCTTCTGAGAGATTGGTATGGGGCCAGGGTGATGGCTCTGGTCTAATTACACCGGATAATAAACACCTTGGTAAACTAGGTGGCGCTATTTGCTGGGAAAACTATATGCCATTATACCGTGCAACCATGTATGCCAAAGGGATAAATGTTTATTGTGCCCCGACTGTGGACGACCGTGATATTTGGAAATCATTAATGAGAACTATCGGTACTGAAGGAAGATTGTTTGTTATATCTGCAGTCCAATTCTTACCAACCCCTGAAGAATGTGGTTTAGATTTGCCGGAATGGGAAAAGGGCAAAAATTGCATCAATGGCGGCTCTGTCATCGTCAATCCATATGGTGATATTATTGCTGGGCCCCTTACGGGGGAAGAGGGCTTGTTGACAGCAGAGATAGATTTAGACATGATTGTGGAAGCACGATATGATCTCGACGTCACAGGTCATTACGCCCGTaatgatatattcaaattaacTGTGGATGAGAGACCAAAGGATGGCGTTTCGTTCATTAACTAAGTTCATGTTGTGCCAATGTGTTTCCTAAACTATTCTGCCATAGTCTATAGGTGGGCATAGTATAAAACCTCATGTATTGAACTAGTTTATAGTATATACATGAAATTAGTTTTCTCTATAAGTAAGCAATCTACTAATTGCAGCAATTTTCCAAATGCTAAATTTTTCTGATGTTAAAGCATAATTAACCGTTCTCATATATTACGGAAATGTACCACTTATTATTACAAATGTTTATTAATAGATCTAGCGTCTTGCTTGTGCTAAAAATGAATCAGTCCACAGCTTATCTGATTACATACTATACTTGTGACCCACCTTTGTGACCTTTACAATTAACGACATAATGGTAAAATCTTACGAAATTTGGTGATTACGTACATTAGTAAATCTGACAAATCCGACCGATTTGCGAATTGGTAAAATTGTAATCAATATTTAGTCAGACGCAGTCTTGCAAAAGGAAGCACTGTGGCACAAGAAATATGCCAAaaaaagtataaatatGAGTCCTAATACTACAAGAATATGGGGTTTTATTATTCCACCATAGTTAATACTACAACTACTCTTTAATTAAACTCAGAATATAACTAAGATGACCAAGCCAACCGTTGCTATTATTGGTACCTCAGGAGCTTTAGGTAAGCCTACATTAGATGCTTTTGAAAGTTCAATTTTTGCAGACAAATTTCAGTTTCCAATCAAAACATTATCGAGATCATCCAAACCTTCAactgataaaattgaatacatcCAAGGTTCCTTAGATGATGAAGGAACTGATAAGGTAGTTGAAGCATTCAAAGGAGTCGACGTCATTATCGAATTATCTGGCCCTCAAGTATACGGACCGGTCGAAACTTTGGTCAAACAAGTTAAGCCTAAGTTATTCATTCCCTCACAATTTGGAACAGAAATTGATAAGTCTGATAAAGTGTTTCCCGGATTTTTAGATATTAAGACAAAACATTCTAAAGCAGTTAGAGATGTGGGTATTAAAACTGTTGATGTTataacttcattatttgcttCTCCAGGAGCTTTCTTATATGAAATCGTGGGACAAGTGGGTATTGATCCAGAATCAAAGACTGTTACTTACAGGGGAGAACCAGATCTCAAGTTTTCCTTTACTCACGTTAATGATATTGGTAGATCGGTTGCAGCAATCGCGGCCATTGATCCTTCCAAATTGCCTGACAAAGTCAGAATCCAGTCGGGTTTAATCACGCCTAGTCAAGTTGTTGAAAGATATGAGAAGGATCATAATGTGAAGCTTACagttaaaaatgaatcGGCTGAAGAAGCTTTAAAGGCTGGTCAAGCCAAATATGCGCAGGGTTTCAATCCGGCCGATTTCTTATTCTATTTGAATGTTCTCCTTTCCCAAGGTGTTGATAATGGTTTAAGATTTTCTCAGAACGAGAACGAACTAGTTAATCCGGGAAATAATTCCTGGACTTGGgatcaatattaatattgtcATTCCTAGACCTAAGATACTTTATAGAATTTGTTTTGTTTTAGAATTTAAAGGAAATactaattaatatataattctatattCCTATCTATgtgatttttcaaagcCTTGATATGTGAATCGTTCAAAGATGAATACTTCTCTTCTTAACAGATCCATTGACTGCAGCAGATTGTGTATTTTCACGTAAATCTGATTCGTCATTCGACCCTAATTGTTTCTGTTTCTCTAGCCTTTGTTCTTGCTTatgattattttcaatccaataattaattcttctttgatGGCCCCTAAGAAAGTTATCAGTCCATgacttttcaaattttggTAACTTCCTCCAGGACCTTCTTCTCCTGCTAATTTACGCAAcgtttcaaaatattcttcaaaatgtGGATACAATGTAATAAACTTCTGTCCATTTCCTCTTACTGATTTTCTGTCCTCTTCCCATTTTATTTGTTCTTGGACAGATGGCAAACTGGCCCTTCCTGAATATACTCTCGCAACGGAAACAGCCTGCCATTCGAACGCCTTGAATGTTAAACCGGCTGCGATAGCACCAACAAATGATAAAGTTTCATCACCAATCTTAAAAATATGCTGATATAGGCCCTGAACTCTATTACCAGTAAGATCTAAATTAGGTAAGAACGGGTAACTGAAAGAAAACCCAGTTCCAAAGATAATACTGTCGACATCTGATACGGTCGTATCGTCATCAAAGTAAATTATAcctttttcattatcaatttttacGATTTCACCATGCTTTTCTACCAATGGATGGTCAAATGCAGCATTACCAAAATAAGTATGGGGTTGACTGGTTTTCTTTTgggaagaaattattttattgtcaGATATTTGTAGAATATCTTGAATAGCATCCATTGCGGAAACCGAGGCACCAACAACGATCGTTTTCTTATTTCTAAAATACTCCCTTGATCTATAAGCCTTAGTATGTATAACAGTATTTTTTGGATTATTATAGAACAGTTGTAAGCCAGGGATGTTAGGGACGTATGGCACGTCATAATGTCCAGTTGCCACTACAACTGCATCAAAGCTTTCGGTCCACACATAATCATATTTTTTACCAAACCGTCTTAAAGTTACTTCCCATTGATTAGTGGCTTCATTTTTGGAAACTAATTCGACAGAAGTATTAAACTCAACATGATCATCGTATCCTTTTCtcttatataaatcatgAAGCCAGCCTTTGATTACTGTATTATGTCTGAATGGAGTATCCTTCccatatttttcaacagAAATATTACTTCCTCCAACAGGGAATGGCTCTTCCGAAAATTCCATAGCATTCGCTTCAACATTTGATtctaaatatgaatatgtAGCAGTGTCAAGAAAT
The nucleotide sequence above comes from Debaryomyces hansenii CBS767 chromosome A complete sequence. Encoded proteins:
- a CDS encoding DEHA2D00968p (similar to wi|NCU01430.1 Neurospora crassa), which codes for MNRQSPHFNAWSTNPLESRKDVIEALHQQLEPLIPAFTDDGARVSLADTSAVFSMEAAELEGFARPLWGIVPFVYGGGEFRHWDLFRTGLSNGTDPSKPEYWGDVQDYDQHLVELAAIGFALCFVPEHIWNPLSDEAKDNLSKFLLKARENEFPHCNWKFFRIMIDLGLDKVGVTYDKSLTEAYMADIDTMYIDEGWYGDGGNNRIDYYNPFALHFYGMIYYLAMKDRDPERSNKYKSRALLFAKQFIHWFSDDGACIPFGRSCTYRFAVDGFWGMLSCVIRADETPVIPWGVLKGVYLRHLRWWSKQPVSYFKTNILSVGFSYPNQFMCENYNSPQSPYWSLKAFASLILPESHPFWTSKEEPLLLEDVNLKVPGMLISHNKGNTVSLTSGPYSGFIRHHAEKYSKFAYSSRYGFNVENNLKNFSSASLDNMIGFSYNDRDFFFRESNKSWIFRDGLYSEWSPAGAEDIEVKTWILQRGNYHIRVHRVDNNSSEDVVSSEGGFAANVMHDENVNKYITADPKAIAEIETSKDITLILNLMEDRKARVCKAEPNSNLISSKVIVPQLKGRIPAKSTAKFACAVYAQPKGEYNRDKFLESVNVPSEKELDVSKSGAERVTCNIPSNNDELMAKMIKKFQETD
- a CDS encoding DEHA2D00946p (no similarity), which produces MARQAYFDAIKDKLYGDTTVAKIWGDAYPALDEPEAPTEFPD
- a CDS encoding DEHA2D01012p (similar to CA1190|CaCIP1 Candida albicans), with the translated sequence MTKPTVAIIGTSGALGKPTLDAFESSIFADKFQFPIKTLSRSSKPSTDKIEYIQGSLDDEGTDKVVEAFKGVDVIIELSGPQVYGPVETLVKQVKPKLFIPSQFGTEIDKSDKVFPGFLDIKTKHSKAVRDVGIKTVDVITSLFASPGAFLYEIVGQVGIDPESKTVTYRGEPDLKFSFTHVNDIGRSVAAIAAIDPSKLPDKVRIQSGLITPSQVVERYEKDHNVKLTVKNESAEEALKAGQAKYAQGFNPADFLFYLNVLLSQGVDNGLRFSQNENELVNPGNNSWTWDQY
- a CDS encoding DEHA2D00990p (similar to uniprot|P40447 Saccharomyces cerevisiae YIL164C NIT1 Nitrilase followed by uniprot|P40446 Saccharomyces cerevisiae YIL165C), which gives rise to MKHNVAALQIGASPLGTKATMEKIMSYESRIKELNVQLVVMPEATIGGYPKGSTFGTYLGYRTQSGREEFAKYHRSAISLPGPETEALSDFSKRTGATLVIGVIEKDGATLYCTMIYIDPEVGYIGKHRKLMPTASERLVWGQGDGSGLITPDNKHLGKLGGAICWENYMPLYRATMYAKGINVYCAPTVDDRDIWKSLMRTIGTEGRLFVISAVQFLPTPEECGLDLPEWEKGKNCINGGSVIVNPYGDIIAGPLTGEEGLLTAEIDLDMIVEARYDLDVTGHYARNDIFKLTVDERPKDGVSFIN
- a CDS encoding DEHA2D00924p (similar to uniprot|P29029 Saccharomyces cerevisiae YLR286C CTS1 Endochitinase), with the translated sequence MFVSLIVSQLILLIKIVSALEVGSSNNVAVYWGQNSGGSQDRLSTYCESDSVDIVLLSFLNNFPNDFNLNFANQCGMTFEDGVLHCSAIGEDIKTCQAAGKTVLLSLGGGIGNYGFTSDAEAVDFASTLWNKFGAGTSADERPFDDAVVDGFDFDIENNNQVGYVALANELRTLFDQDSSKSYYLSASPQCPYPDQSVGDLLSNANLDFAFIQFYNNYCSLDQSEFNWNTWSDFAKSAPNDDIKLFVGLPGAPASGNGYVDAATVAKTIDEIKCDQALGGISLWDASSAFTNVNANDVNYIEQVASILNSEECSASSSSSVASSSTTQSSSSSTSNDMTASATSSNEITGASSASSLVSTLPHYSNGSVTSGLVSSDEGTTATVTGIQTTIITVTSCSDNHCSKVPIETGVTVVTEGSTSYTTYCPLDNTPSTETVSDVATTVITVTSCQDNKCDFATVTTGLTVVTEFDTVYTTYCPLTTESTAQNTITNSASVTQSDKTIAHSTVYPTSQNQTVAAIETYAEGMGSLVAGSWTLAIAAIFASLL
- a CDS encoding DEHA2D00902p (similar to wi|NCU08516.1 Neurospora crassa) translates to MKLFTVIIVLVSINLVNALSFNGSDILANDNHGGKNMSNNSNPHVDFYSIKASGIRATFMPYGARLTHLLVKDRDGNPQDVVVGYDKGDAYINDTDTVHSYFGAVVGRYANRIKKGTFEIDDETYHVPRNENNGTNTLHGGTVGYDQRNWTVTSYNESSITFMLEDNGYEGFPGSVITYATYAVKTRDRRPILTTRLVSIPLDGATPISLSNHIYWSLNAFTDARNPTVLNDTLSLPYSNRYIETDKFLVPTGDINLVQDKAGTDFIEAIELGTNIKQAVGGCGPKCTGLDTAFILDRPRYSGPESTDLVLLTLQSNKTGIKMELKTNQQSLQIYSCDGQDGTIPVKKSQQHGNDTTYLEQYGCVVIEPQQWIDGINNPQWAQNEFQVYGVDTQPAVNFASYEFSSFE